A window from Sphingobacterium hotanense encodes these proteins:
- a CDS encoding OmpA family protein, whose protein sequence is MNYSTIKKTAVAASLVAALGFAETAQAQTPTVFGGRSQYRTWSIGVQGGITTPNTILGGQNGFGQKVGYFQNKVGEYYGLTIRKQFSHLFGLELEGNRGRIKTYNHELAANGGVENSLGAKSAETSVNWAASLNGVFQLGTIDFMRRENAVNFYAKVGLGVMAHNPVQFANNDFTGNEVYNNKGNWGEEVFGDREATGDRDNRLTGFIPVGVGVKFKLSEVVALNLGYTMNFTDDNLLYGPVRYDGKQKFSNVYGGLEFTLGSRDKESLTFTNPVATLYDELKDPSLRNEVEALKQRVSTLEGTVDQLSKDSDGDGVSDKFDKCPGTPAGTVVDGSGCPIKFPEAQQLTETGSGYYAPIQFEFDSSVLKTESYSTLDKLAKELRDNNASVTLDGYASAEGTEAYNLNLSKDRANAVKQYLVNAGVSASSITANGNGESNPVASNDTEEGRVQNRRVEIKK, encoded by the coding sequence ATGAACTATTCTACAATTAAAAAAACAGCTGTTGCAGCTTCTTTAGTAGCCGCTTTAGGTTTCGCAGAGACTGCACAAGCACAAACCCCAACTGTATTTGGTGGTAGATCACAATACAGAACTTGGTCAATCGGTGTTCAAGGTGGTATCACTACTCCTAACACAATCTTAGGTGGACAAAACGGTTTCGGTCAAAAAGTTGGTTACTTCCAAAATAAAGTTGGTGAGTACTACGGTTTAACTATCCGTAAACAATTCTCTCACTTATTCGGATTAGAATTAGAAGGTAACCGTGGTCGTATCAAAACTTACAACCATGAATTAGCTGCTAACGGTGGTGTTGAAAATTCATTAGGAGCTAAGTCAGCTGAAACTTCAGTAAACTGGGCTGCTAGCTTAAATGGTGTATTCCAATTAGGTACTATCGACTTCATGAGAAGAGAAAACGCTGTTAACTTCTACGCTAAAGTTGGTTTAGGTGTTATGGCTCACAACCCGGTTCAATTCGCTAACAACGACTTCACAGGTAACGAAGTTTACAACAACAAAGGAAATTGGGGTGAAGAAGTTTTCGGAGATCGCGAGGCTACAGGTGACCGTGACAACCGCTTAACAGGATTTATTCCAGTTGGTGTAGGTGTTAAATTTAAATTATCTGAAGTTGTTGCCTTGAACTTAGGTTACACAATGAACTTCACTGACGATAACTTATTATACGGTCCAGTTCGTTACGACGGAAAACAAAAATTCTCTAACGTATACGGTGGTTTAGAGTTCACTCTAGGTTCACGTGATAAAGAAAGCTTAACTTTCACAAACCCAGTTGCTACTTTATATGATGAGTTAAAAGATCCTTCATTACGTAACGAAGTTGAAGCATTGAAACAACGCGTATCTACTTTAGAAGGTACTGTTGATCAATTAAGCAAAGACTCTGATGGTGACGGTGTATCTGATAAATTTGACAAATGTCCAGGAACTCCTGCAGGTACTGTAGTTGACGGTTCAGGATGTCCAATCAAATTCCCAGAAGCACAACAATTAACTGAGACTGGTTCAGGTTACTACGCTCCAATTCAATTCGAATTTGATAGCTCAGTATTGAAAACTGAATCTTACTCAACTTTAGATAAATTAGCTAAAGAATTGCGTGACAACAACGCATCTGTAACTTTAGACGGTTATGCGTCTGCAGAAGGTACTGAAGCTTACAACTTAAATTTATCTAAAGACCGTGCTAATGCAGTAAAACAATACTTAGTTAACGCTGGAGTATCTGCATCAAGCATCACAGCTAACGGTAATGGCGAGTCTAACCCAGTAGCATCAAATGATACTGAAGAAGGTCGTGTTCAAAACCGTCGTGTTGAGATCAAAAAATAA
- a CDS encoding tetratricopeptide repeat protein, producing the protein MEEDFEFGSPEEQKISVDRYEEMLRNEDQYFFDAKAFESIIDYYITKNDPIKALQVVEFAAAQHPFETMFLLKKAQLLASTMQFEPALEALSKAELLEPSESDIYLIRGTILSSLQDHSLAEENFFKALELSDSPDEIYYQIAGLYQMQGSYQKAIDYLQKCLALNHENQDALYEIAFCYDVLEKQEESVAFYNKYIDSDPYSFTAWYNLGNAYHKLEQFDAAIDAYDYSILIKDNFSSAYFNKGNALVNLDRYHEAIDVYKQTFEYEPPTADTYCAIGECYEKLERMDEARQYYKKAVKLDANQSDAWFGIGVTLDFEERYFESLHFYKKALEIDDENPDYWFAIADARYKLKQFDESIEAYSKVVELNSTDIEAWLDYSSLLYEQSKLNEAIEVISEAIKCNPDEALLYYRLVAYLFAAGQYNEALNFLELALDSNPDKHHILFEYLPQLQGNKVILDIIKKFTEK; encoded by the coding sequence ATGGAAGAAGATTTTGAATTTGGATCACCAGAAGAACAAAAGATCTCTGTTGATCGTTATGAAGAAATGCTGCGGAATGAGGACCAATATTTTTTCGACGCAAAAGCATTTGAAAGCATCATCGACTATTATATCACTAAAAATGATCCAATAAAAGCCCTACAGGTAGTAGAATTTGCCGCTGCACAACATCCATTCGAAACGATGTTCTTATTGAAAAAGGCGCAACTTCTTGCCAGTACGATGCAGTTCGAACCGGCATTGGAAGCACTATCAAAGGCAGAATTGTTGGAACCATCAGAATCAGACATCTATTTAATTAGAGGCACGATTCTGTCATCTTTACAAGATCATAGTCTTGCTGAAGAGAATTTTTTTAAAGCGCTAGAATTAAGCGATAGTCCTGATGAGATCTATTATCAAATTGCTGGTTTATACCAAATGCAAGGGTCTTACCAAAAGGCTATTGATTACCTTCAAAAATGTCTAGCATTAAATCATGAAAACCAAGATGCATTATACGAAATCGCATTTTGTTATGATGTCTTAGAGAAACAGGAAGAGAGCGTTGCGTTTTACAACAAGTACATCGACTCAGATCCCTATTCATTTACAGCGTGGTATAACTTGGGAAATGCTTACCACAAGTTAGAGCAATTCGATGCAGCTATCGATGCATACGATTATTCTATTTTGATTAAGGATAATTTCTCATCAGCCTATTTTAATAAAGGGAATGCCCTAGTAAATTTGGATCGATATCATGAAGCAATCGATGTGTACAAGCAAACTTTTGAGTATGAACCTCCTACCGCAGACACTTATTGTGCAATCGGAGAATGCTACGAAAAGCTTGAACGTATGGATGAAGCACGCCAATATTACAAAAAGGCCGTAAAGCTAGATGCGAATCAAAGCGATGCATGGTTTGGAATTGGAGTTACTTTAGATTTTGAAGAGCGATACTTTGAATCTTTGCATTTCTATAAGAAAGCTTTAGAAATCGATGATGAGAATCCTGATTATTGGTTTGCGATCGCAGATGCGCGCTATAAATTAAAGCAGTTTGATGAATCGATAGAGGCTTATTCTAAAGTTGTGGAGTTGAATAGCACTGACATCGAGGCTTGGTTGGATTACTCGTCGCTTTTGTATGAGCAGTCAAAGCTAAATGAAGCCATCGAGGTCATTTCCGAAGCTATTAAATGCAACCCCGATGAAGCATTATTGTATTATCGACTTGTTGCCTATCTATTTGCGGCGGGACAATACAACGAAGCTTTAAATTTTCTAGAGCTAGCCTTAGACAGCAATCCGGATAAACATCATATCTTGTTCGAGTATCTTCCGCAGCTGCAAGGAAATAAAGTAATCTTAGATATCATTAAGAAATTCACTGAAAAATAA
- a CDS encoding shikimate dehydrogenase family protein, whose translation MKKLGLIGYPLGHSFSKKYYLEKFKNENIQGIDYDLYPISTIEEFPELYTTDSAFYGVNVTIPYKQAVIPYLDELSPEAKAIGAVNCIQIIQTPGEAPYLIGHNTDVIGFMNSLAPLLTEDHKHALILGNGGATKAVCYALEKLGIAYQIVSRSKSEKNITYEDLNTDLIRAHKLIINCSPVGTAPNIEQCPDIPYEGIGNTHLLYDLIYNPTETLFLKKGRERGAAIKNGLEMLILQAEENWKIWNR comes from the coding sequence ATGAAGAAACTAGGATTAATAGGATATCCACTCGGACATTCCTTTTCCAAGAAATATTATTTAGAAAAATTCAAGAATGAAAATATACAGGGTATAGATTACGATCTATACCCTATTTCTACTATTGAAGAATTCCCTGAATTATATACTACTGACTCCGCGTTTTATGGTGTCAATGTTACGATTCCCTATAAACAGGCCGTTATACCTTATTTGGATGAGCTCTCTCCAGAAGCAAAGGCAATCGGAGCTGTAAATTGTATTCAGATTATTCAAACGCCAGGTGAAGCGCCTTATTTGATCGGTCATAATACAGACGTTATTGGATTCATGAACTCCTTAGCGCCATTGCTGACTGAAGATCACAAACATGCTTTAATCCTCGGAAATGGAGGGGCAACAAAGGCTGTATGCTATGCATTGGAGAAACTGGGCATCGCTTATCAAATTGTTAGCCGTTCAAAGTCGGAAAAGAATATCACATACGAAGACTTAAACACTGATCTGATTCGGGCTCATAAGCTGATTATTAACTGTTCTCCGGTAGGAACTGCTCCGAATATCGAGCAGTGTCCGGATATTCCCTATGAAGGTATTGGCAATACCCATTTGCTATATGATCTCATTTACAATCCTACCGAAACACTTTTTCTAAAGAAAGGTAGAGAACGTGGGGCCGCAATAAAAAACGGCTTAGAAATGCTCATTCTACAGGCTGAGGAAAACTGGAAAATCTGGAACCGATGA
- the gldD gene encoding gliding motility lipoprotein GldD, translating into MRYVFAIILLLAIVGCQQQDYSPKPRGFFRIDFPTKSYQEAQTGCPFILEIPSYSQMLDDPNEDAKECWKNLYFPQFNATLHLSYFPINKSTSFQQLTEDARTFAFKHTTKATAIDQSRISIPEHEVYGIQYLIGGNTASNYQFFVSDSTEHYLRGALYFNEKPHLDSIQPVLEFIKSDIKHLIHSVKWK; encoded by the coding sequence ATGAGGTATGTATTTGCCATAATCCTTCTTCTCGCTATCGTCGGATGTCAACAGCAAGATTATAGCCCTAAGCCACGAGGCTTTTTCCGGATTGACTTTCCTACTAAGTCTTATCAGGAAGCACAAACTGGTTGTCCCTTTATCTTAGAAATACCCTCATACTCCCAAATGCTGGATGACCCAAATGAAGACGCCAAAGAATGTTGGAAAAATCTCTATTTCCCACAATTCAACGCGACTTTACATCTCAGTTATTTCCCGATAAATAAATCCACAAGCTTTCAACAACTAACGGAGGATGCGCGAACTTTCGCATTTAAACATACTACAAAAGCGACTGCAATAGACCAATCGCGTATAAGTATCCCAGAACATGAAGTTTATGGGATTCAATATTTAATAGGTGGAAACACAGCATCTAACTATCAATTTTTTGTTTCAGATAGCACAGAGCATTATCTTCGGGGTGCATTATATTTTAACGAAAAACCGCACCTAGACTCCATTCAACCCGTTCTTGAGTTCATCAAGTCTGATATAAAACATTTAATACATAGCGTAAAATGGAAATAA